The Mucilaginibacter yixingensis genome window below encodes:
- the accD gene encoding acetyl-CoA carboxylase, carboxyltransferase subunit beta — MSWFKRELKGIITSTEEKKEAPDGIWNKCPQCKKPLHYSEQVENQYVCHYCGYHIRIGSKEYFSVLFDNNEFTELYPNLTSGDPLQFVDTKKYSDRLKETIRKTGLNDAIRAGVGKIDGQDLVIACMDFNFIGGSMGSVVGEKIARSIDYSIEHKIPFLMISKSGGARMMEAAFSLMQMAKTSAKLALLAQAKVPYISLLTDPTTGGVTASYAMLGDINIAEPGALIGFAGPRVIKETIKKDLPKGFQTAEFIQEHGFLDFIVDRREMKDRLAAFLRMMAN; from the coding sequence ATGTCTTGGTTTAAAAGGGAACTTAAGGGGATTATTACGTCTACTGAGGAAAAGAAGGAAGCACCTGATGGTATCTGGAATAAATGTCCTCAATGTAAAAAACCACTCCACTATTCTGAACAGGTTGAGAATCAGTATGTTTGCCACTACTGCGGTTACCACATCCGCATAGGATCTAAAGAATACTTTTCTGTTTTATTTGACAACAACGAGTTTACTGAACTATACCCGAACTTAACCAGTGGAGACCCGCTGCAGTTTGTGGATACAAAGAAATACAGCGATCGCCTCAAAGAAACCATCCGTAAAACGGGGTTGAATGATGCGATACGTGCCGGTGTTGGCAAAATAGATGGCCAGGATCTGGTGATTGCCTGTATGGATTTTAACTTCATTGGCGGCTCAATGGGTTCTGTTGTGGGCGAGAAGATTGCCCGCTCCATTGATTACTCAATTGAGCACAAAATACCTTTCCTGATGATCTCCAAATCAGGCGGCGCACGGATGATGGAAGCGGCTTTCTCATTAATGCAGATGGCTAAAACATCGGCTAAGCTGGCGCTGCTGGCTCAGGCTAAGGTGCCCTACATTTCACTATTAACTGACCCTACCACCGGTGGTGTAACCGCATCATACGCTATGCTGGGCGATATCAATATTGCCGAGCCTGGTGCATTGATTGGCTTTGCCGGTCCGCGTGTTATTAAAGAAACCATTAAGAAAGATCTTCCAAAAGGTTTCCAAACGGCAGAATTTATACAGGAGCACGGTTTCCTTGACTTTATTGTAGACCGCCGCGAAATGAAAGACCGTTTGGCCGCGTTCCTGAGAATGATGGCTAATTAA